A region of Gammaproteobacteria bacterium DNA encodes the following proteins:
- the rpoH gene encoding RNA polymerase sigma factor RpoH: MSTALINSNYHTAMPTPAGGNLGGYLQTIAEIPVFSLEEEQKLARKLRHDNDLEAARRLVLSQLRFVVHIARGYNGYGLPLADLVQEGNVGLMKAVKRFDPDVGVRLISFAVHWIRAEIHEYVIRNWRIVKVATTKAQRKLFFKLRSSKTRLGWLNHAEVQAVAKDLGVKPETVLEMESRLSHQDTPFDLGNDQSDDSHSISPSSYLQQENADPALLLEHQDHLQQQQAQLSDSLKNLDERSQDILQQRWLSEKKATLHELATKYGVSAERIRQLEKSAMKKLRGSIEA, encoded by the coding sequence ATGAGCACGGCACTAATAAATTCCAATTATCACACCGCTATGCCCACTCCCGCAGGTGGCAACTTGGGCGGTTATCTGCAAACCATTGCCGAGATTCCGGTTTTTAGCCTTGAAGAAGAGCAAAAGCTGGCGCGCAAATTACGCCACGACAACGATCTGGAAGCGGCTCGTCGTTTGGTTCTCTCCCAGTTGCGTTTTGTGGTTCACATCGCGCGCGGTTACAACGGTTACGGCCTGCCACTGGCAGATCTAGTCCAAGAAGGCAACGTCGGCCTGATGAAAGCGGTCAAACGTTTTGACCCCGATGTCGGCGTGCGCTTGATCTCCTTTGCCGTACATTGGATTCGCGCTGAAATTCATGAATATGTCATTCGCAACTGGCGCATCGTCAAAGTCGCCACCACCAAAGCGCAGCGCAAACTGTTCTTCAAACTGCGCAGCTCCAAAACCCGTCTCGGCTGGCTGAACCACGCCGAAGTGCAAGCGGTGGCCAAAGATCTGGGTGTCAAACCGGAAACAGTGCTGGAGATGGAGTCTCGCCTCAGTCATCAGGACACCCCTTTTGATCTGGGCAACGACCAGAGCGACGACAGTCACAGCATCTCACCCTCCTCCTATCTGCAACAGGAAAACGCCGATCCCGCTCTACTGTTGGAACATCAAGATCACCTGCAGCAGCAGCAAGCGCAACTGAGCGACTCCCTCAAAAATCTGGATGAACGCAGCCAAGATATTCTGCAACAGCGCTGGTTAAGCGAGAAAAAAGCCACCCTGCACGAACTGGCTACCAAATACGGTGTTTCTGCGGAGCGCATTCGTCAATTGGAAAAAAGCGCGATGAAAAAATTGCGCGGCAGCATCGAAGCGTAA
- the ftsY gene encoding signal recognition particle-docking protein FtsY, translated as MSLFSFRRKKKVPDESSSQSAEKDLSKKLGKTRSRFTDGLLDFFLGKKPIDDDLLEELETHLLVADTGVDVTQRIMDKLGQSISRKQVNDSEALKALLQQELNDILIPCEQPLEISESKKPYVILVVGVNGSGKTTTIGKLSKRLKEANLSVMLAAGDTFRAAAVEQLQAWGERNQIPVVAQGSGADSASVIFDALQSAKAKGVDVLIADTAGRLHTQAGLMDELKKVKRVLTKLDAEAPHETLLVLDGGTGQNALTQAEQFHKAVGLTGLAITKLDGTAKGGIVFAIAQKLALPIRFIGVGEKVEDLHTFSASEYVNALLKTDKNS; from the coding sequence ATGAGCCTATTCAGTTTTCGCAGAAAGAAAAAAGTTCCAGACGAATCATCTTCTCAATCAGCAGAGAAAGATCTTAGCAAGAAGCTAGGCAAAACGCGCTCCCGTTTCACCGATGGCTTGCTGGATTTTTTTCTCGGCAAAAAACCCATCGACGATGACCTGCTCGAAGAGCTGGAAACCCACCTGCTGGTGGCCGACACCGGCGTGGATGTCACTCAACGAATAATGGACAAATTAGGCCAGAGCATCAGCCGCAAACAAGTGAACGACAGCGAGGCACTAAAAGCGCTCTTGCAACAAGAGCTGAACGACATCCTCATCCCTTGCGAACAGCCTTTAGAGATCAGCGAGAGCAAAAAACCCTATGTCATTTTAGTGGTGGGGGTGAACGGTTCGGGCAAAACCACCACCATTGGCAAACTCTCCAAACGGCTCAAAGAAGCCAACCTCTCCGTCATGTTGGCCGCCGGTGACACCTTCCGTGCCGCCGCCGTGGAGCAACTGCAAGCGTGGGGCGAACGCAATCAGATTCCCGTCGTCGCGCAAGGCAGCGGCGCCGACTCCGCTTCGGTGATTTTTGATGCGCTGCAATCGGCCAAAGCCAAAGGCGTTGATGTACTGATCGCCGACACCGCCGGACGGCTGCACACCCAAGCAGGTTTGATGGACGAGTTGAAAAAGGTCAAACGGGTATTGACTAAGTTGGATGCCGAAGCTCCCCATGAAACCCTGCTGGTGCTGGACGGCGGTACAGGCCAAAACGCCCTCACTCAAGCGGAGCAATTTCATAAAGCCGTTGGCCTGACCGGACTGGCCATCACCAAATTGGATGGCACCGCCAAGGGCGGCATCGTCTTTGCCATCGCGCAGAAACTGGCGTTACCGATCCGTTTTATTGGCGTTGGGGAAAAAGTTGAAGATCTACACACCTTCAGCGCCAGTGAATACGTTAATGCCCTACTCAAAACCGATAAAAACTCATGA
- a CDS encoding pitrilysin family protein: protein MKRLLLSFTLLLVAPLAVAVPQIQHWQTKNGAKVLFVPSTALPIVDLRVVFAAGSVRDNGLSGVAKLTNNLLDTAAGDLNAQQIATQLEGVGARLGLESLRDMAVLSLRSLREERFFKPAFEVFNTILQQPRFEQSEIDRIRKQMLISLKNAKQSPSALASKAFYKAVYGTHPLASPPGGTEESLPVIQREQILAFYQRFYVAKNAVIAIVADLDRAAAEALAERISSGLPTGEKAAALPPIPELKKAQLIRIQFPSKQSHISIGQAGMSRTDVDFYPLYVGNHTFGGSGFSSRLMQEVREKRGLAYSVYSYFSPMEQAGPFEMGLQTRNDQVEESLEIVNRELQKFITEGPSAEELDASIRNITGAAPLRIDSNKKLVQYLAMIGFYHLPLDYLDKFDQRITSVSLEQVTTAFQQRLHPDKMVTVIVGDQTVEVANEQKTARRE from the coding sequence ATGAAGCGCCTTTTATTGAGTTTTACGCTGTTGTTGGTTGCGCCTTTGGCTGTGGCAGTGCCGCAGATTCAGCATTGGCAGACGAAAAATGGCGCGAAGGTGCTGTTTGTCCCCAGCACGGCGTTGCCGATTGTGGATCTGCGGGTGGTGTTCGCCGCAGGCAGCGTGCGTGACAACGGTCTTTCTGGGGTGGCGAAGCTCACCAATAATTTGCTGGATACGGCTGCCGGTGACCTCAACGCGCAGCAGATCGCCACGCAATTAGAAGGCGTTGGCGCGCGTTTGGGTTTGGAGTCCTTGCGTGACATGGCGGTGCTGAGTCTGCGCAGCTTGCGTGAGGAGCGGTTTTTTAAACCGGCTTTTGAAGTGTTTAACACCATTTTACAGCAGCCGCGTTTTGAGCAGAGTGAGATTGATCGCATTCGCAAGCAGATGTTGATCTCGCTAAAAAATGCCAAGCAGTCGCCTTCCGCCTTGGCCAGCAAAGCCTTTTATAAAGCGGTGTACGGCACCCATCCGTTGGCTTCTCCTCCAGGGGGTACGGAAGAGAGTCTGCCGGTGATTCAGCGCGAACAGATTTTGGCTTTTTATCAGCGTTTTTATGTGGCTAAAAATGCCGTGATTGCGATTGTGGCGGATCTGGATCGAGCGGCAGCGGAAGCTCTGGCTGAGCGCATCAGTTCGGGTCTGCCGACGGGTGAAAAAGCCGCTGCGCTGCCGCCCATTCCAGAGCTGAAAAAAGCACAGTTGATTCGGATTCAATTCCCTTCCAAGCAGTCTCACATCAGCATTGGTCAAGCGGGCATGAGCCGTACCGATGTTGATTTTTACCCTCTTTATGTGGGCAACCACACCTTTGGTGGCAGCGGTTTTAGTTCGCGTTTGATGCAAGAAGTGCGGGAAAAACGCGGTTTGGCTTACAGTGTTTACAGCTATTTTTCACCGATGGAGCAGGCCGGTCCCTTTGAGATGGGTCTGCAAACGCGCAACGATCAGGTGGAGGAGTCGCTGGAGATTGTGAATCGTGAATTGCAAAAATTCATTACAGAAGGCCCCAGTGCTGAGGAGTTGGATGCCTCGATTCGCAACATTACCGGCGCTGCGCCGCTGCGCATCGACAGCAATAAAAAGTTGGTGCAGTACTTGGCGATGATCGGTTTTTATCACTTGCCGTTGGATTATTTGGATAAATTTGATCAGCGGATTACGTCGGTGAGCTTGGAACAGGTGACGACGGCGTTTCAGCAGCGCCTGCACCCAGACAAAATGGTGACGGTGATTGTGGGTGATCAAACGGTTGAGGTGGCCAATGAGCAAAAAACAGCGCGTCGCGAGTAG
- the ftsX gene encoding permease-like cell division protein FtsX — protein sequence MKSRKQAHDFKMQRAKEHFFKAYLFNHLRSLLFSLGKLYHAPLAHLTTISVIGIALALPTALYALLINAQELSKDWDSPTSISLYLKKSVSDNDAQKLARQLEKREEVVSVRFISSREALSQFRQYPGFGEAIDSLKENPLPSVLVLYIAQKAESEPRLSLFAQQLQELKKVDQMQLDLEWVKRLRAIIAIMHRGVWLIASLLAIAVLLIIGNTIRLDIQSRRAEIEVIKLIGATHSFVRRPFLYGGIWYGLLGGIVALFLVEGGLLLLQNPVHQLTQLYGSQYQLIRLNGVNILSLIMLSTFLGLIGSWLAVRRHLHSVEPH from the coding sequence ATGAAATCGCGTAAACAAGCACACGATTTTAAAATGCAGCGCGCCAAAGAGCATTTTTTTAAAGCCTATCTCTTCAATCATCTGCGCTCACTGCTCTTCAGCCTCGGCAAACTCTACCACGCTCCACTCGCTCACCTCACCACCATCAGCGTCATCGGCATTGCACTGGCGCTGCCCACCGCCCTCTACGCCCTGCTGATCAACGCCCAAGAGTTGAGTAAAGATTGGGACAGCCCCACCAGCATCTCCCTCTACTTGAAAAAAAGCGTCAGTGATAATGACGCGCAAAAACTGGCTCGGCAACTGGAAAAACGCGAAGAGGTGGTCTCAGTGCGTTTTATCAGCAGCCGTGAAGCCTTGAGCCAGTTTCGCCAATACCCAGGGTTTGGCGAGGCCATTGATAGCCTAAAAGAAAATCCACTGCCTTCGGTGTTGGTGCTCTACATTGCTCAGAAAGCGGAGAGCGAACCTCGTCTCTCGCTGTTTGCCCAGCAACTGCAAGAGCTGAAAAAAGTCGATCAGATGCAACTTGATCTGGAGTGGGTCAAACGACTGCGCGCCATCATCGCCATCATGCACCGTGGTGTGTGGCTGATTGCATCACTGCTCGCCATTGCCGTGCTGCTCATCATCGGCAACACCATTCGCCTCGACATTCAAAGCCGACGCGCTGAAATCGAAGTGATTAAATTGATCGGAGCCACCCACAGCTTTGTCCGCCGCCCTTTTCTCTACGGCGGTATTTGGTACGGTCTGTTGGGTGGCATTGTGGCGCTGTTTTTGGTCGAAGGTGGCCTGCTGCTGCTGCAAAACCCCGTTCATCAGCTCACACAGCTGTACGGCAGCCAATATCAACTTATCCGTTTAAATGGCGTTAACATCCTCAGCCTGATTATGCTCAGCACCTTTTTAGGCCTGATCGGCTCCTGGCTTGCTGTGCGCCGCCATTTGCACAGCGTAGAACCTCATTAA
- a CDS encoding pitrilysin family protein yields MKRGWMWALSLMFVSGVLQATEVHEFQLDNGLKILVQEDHRAPVVVSQIWYKVGSSYEHGGITGVSHVLEHMMFKGTEKHASGEFSRIIALNGGRENAFTSSDYTAYFQRINKDRLGLCLELEADRMRNLRLDATEFAKEVNVVKEERRMRTDDKPRSLTYERFKSVAYSSSPYGNPVIGWMGDLDSLTLEDAQTWYEAWYAPNNATLVVVGDVKPAEVFALAKHHFGALKPSKQPLIKARAEVQQHGTQRLTLKLPAKLPYLIMGYKTPVLKSVDEPWKAYALEVLVGILDGGDSARFSDRLVRSRQLAASAGASYNLHGRLDAMLVLDGIPAQDHDLDALETALLAEVELLKQGKISAAELNRVKAGVLASSVYERDSMFYQAMQIGILETNGVGYRALDQYLAGIQAVTVKQVAQVAREYLNMEQLTVARLEPLPLETAKKPPASRAGLRGDKL; encoded by the coding sequence GTGAAAAGAGGGTGGATGTGGGCGTTAAGCCTGATGTTTGTCAGTGGTGTGTTGCAGGCCACTGAGGTACACGAGTTTCAGCTCGACAACGGTTTGAAAATTCTAGTACAAGAAGATCATCGTGCGCCGGTGGTGGTGTCGCAGATCTGGTACAAGGTCGGCAGCAGCTACGAACACGGCGGTATCACGGGCGTTTCTCATGTGTTGGAGCATATGATGTTTAAGGGCACGGAAAAACACGCTTCTGGTGAGTTTTCACGCATCATCGCGTTAAACGGGGGGCGAGAAAACGCCTTCACCAGCAGCGATTACACCGCCTATTTCCAACGGATTAATAAAGATCGCCTTGGCCTCTGTTTGGAATTGGAAGCGGATCGGATGCGTAATTTGCGTCTGGATGCCACGGAGTTTGCCAAAGAGGTCAATGTGGTCAAAGAGGAGCGCCGGATGCGCACCGACGACAAACCCCGTTCGCTGACCTACGAGCGTTTTAAATCGGTGGCCTACAGCAGCAGCCCTTATGGCAATCCGGTTATCGGTTGGATGGGAGACCTTGATTCGCTGACGCTGGAAGACGCGCAAACGTGGTACGAGGCGTGGTACGCGCCCAACAACGCCACTTTGGTGGTGGTGGGGGACGTTAAACCCGCTGAGGTTTTTGCGCTGGCTAAACACCATTTTGGTGCGCTGAAACCGTCTAAACAGCCCCTTATTAAAGCTCGCGCAGAAGTGCAACAGCACGGCACGCAACGTTTAACCTTAAAATTGCCCGCCAAACTGCCCTACTTGATTATGGGTTATAAAACCCCCGTTTTGAAAAGCGTCGATGAGCCTTGGAAAGCCTATGCCTTAGAGGTGTTGGTGGGTATTTTAGACGGCGGTGACAGCGCCCGTTTCAGTGATCGTTTGGTGCGCAGTCGGCAGTTGGCCGCCAGTGCCGGTGCCAGTTACAACCTGCACGGTCGTCTCGATGCGATGTTGGTGCTGGATGGCATTCCCGCTCAAGATCATGATTTGGATGCACTGGAAACGGCTTTGCTGGCTGAGGTGGAGTTGCTTAAACAGGGCAAAATTTCTGCCGCTGAGCTGAACCGTGTAAAGGCCGGTGTTTTGGCCAGTTCGGTGTATGAGCGTGATTCGATGTTTTATCAGGCGATGCAGATTGGTATTTTGGAAACCAATGGCGTGGGTTATCGCGCCTTGGATCAGTATTTGGCCGGTATTCAAGCGGTGACGGTTAAACAGGTGGCGCAGGTGGCGCGTGAGTACTTGAATATGGAACAGTTGACCGTGGCACGTCTTGAGCCGCTGCCACTGGAAACGGCGAAAAAGCCGCCTGCCAGTCGTGCTGGCTTACGTGGAGATAAATTATGA
- a CDS encoding argininosuccinate synthase: MSDTKKVVLAYSGGLDTSVILKWLEEEHDCEVVTFTADIGQGEEVEPARAKAEAMGVKEIYIEDLREEFVRDYVYPMFRANAIYEGEYLLGTSIARPLIAKRLVEIAQETGAYAISHGATGKGNDQIRFELGAYALMPDVKVIAPWREWDLLSREKLMTYAAKHGIPVDYAKAGKKSPYSMDANLLHISYEGGMLEDPWVEANDEEMWRWTLSPEQAPDQATYIELGFEKGDVVSIDGEDMSPAQVLTYLNKVGGENGIGRDDIVENRYVGMKSRGCYETPGGTILLKAHRAMESLTMDRELMHLKDELMPRYAKMIYNGYWWAPERTAMQALIDASQVNVNGIVRLKLYKGNVMVVGRQSVSDSLFDENIATFEDDAGAYDQKDADGFIKLNALRLRIAANRRG; this comes from the coding sequence ATGTCGGATACAAAAAAAGTCGTTTTAGCTTACTCGGGTGGTCTGGATACCTCCGTGATCTTGAAGTGGTTGGAAGAGGAGCACGACTGCGAAGTGGTCACCTTTACCGCTGACATTGGACAAGGCGAAGAGGTTGAACCGGCGCGTGCCAAAGCGGAAGCGATGGGCGTGAAAGAGATTTACATCGAAGATCTGCGCGAAGAGTTCGTCCGTGATTATGTTTATCCCATGTTCCGTGCCAACGCCATCTACGAAGGTGAATACTTGCTTGGTACTTCTATTGCCCGCCCGCTTATCGCCAAACGTCTGGTGGAGATCGCTCAAGAGACCGGTGCCTATGCCATCTCCCACGGTGCGACGGGTAAAGGCAACGATCAGATCCGTTTTGAGCTGGGTGCCTATGCCTTGATGCCTGATGTCAAAGTGATTGCACCGTGGCGTGAGTGGGATCTGCTCTCGCGGGAAAAATTGATGACCTACGCTGCCAAACACGGTATCCCAGTGGATTACGCCAAAGCAGGTAAAAAATCCCCTTATTCAATGGACGCCAATCTGCTGCACATCTCCTATGAAGGTGGCATGTTGGAAGATCCGTGGGTCGAGGCCAATGACGAAGAGATGTGGCGCTGGACACTCTCTCCTGAGCAAGCCCCTGATCAAGCCACTTACATCGAGCTGGGGTTTGAAAAGGGCGATGTGGTCTCCATTGACGGCGAAGATATGAGCCCGGCGCAGGTGCTGACGTATTTGAATAAAGTTGGCGGTGAAAACGGCATTGGTCGAGATGACATTGTTGAAAATCGTTACGTGGGGATGAAATCTCGCGGCTGTTATGAAACCCCAGGTGGCACCATTTTACTCAAGGCACATCGGGCGATGGAGTCGTTGACCATGGATCGTGAATTGATGCATCTGAAAGATGAGCTGATGCCCCGTTACGCGAAAATGATCTACAACGGTTACTGGTGGGCACCTGAGCGCACCGCTATGCAAGCCTTGATTGATGCCTCGCAGGTGAACGTTAACGGCATCGTGCGTCTCAAGCTCTATAAGGGCAACGTGATGGTTGTAGGTCGTCAGTCCGTCAGCGATTCGCTGTTTGATGAAAACATTGCGACCTTTGAAGACGATGCCGGTGCGTATGATCAGAAAGACGCGGACGGTTTCATTAAACTCAATGCGCTGCGCTTGCGCATTGCCGCCAATCGTCGAGGTTAA
- the ftsE gene encoding cell division ATP-binding protein FtsE, which yields MIRFDHTSKRYPGGHEALTNLNFHIASGQMAFLTGHSGAGKSTLLKLIAAIEPSSRGQIVINGMNLSTLPNRKIPTLRRQIGMVFQNHHLLYDRSVYDNVALPLIIAGYKHREIGRRVRASLDKVGLLNKERALPITLSGGEQQRVGIARAVVNRPPLLLADEPTGNLDPLLSEEIMRLFIEFNQIGTTVLIASHDLELIRRLQQPIMTLYQGRLIQNGLNQGKRADEIA from the coding sequence ATGATCCGCTTTGACCACACCAGCAAACGCTACCCTGGTGGACATGAGGCACTCACCAACCTCAACTTTCACATCGCCAGCGGTCAGATGGCGTTTCTCACCGGCCACTCGGGGGCGGGCAAAAGCACCCTGCTAAAACTGATTGCGGCCATTGAACCCAGCAGCCGAGGCCAAATCGTCATCAACGGCATGAACCTCTCCACCCTGCCGAATCGAAAAATCCCCACCTTGCGCCGTCAGATCGGCATGGTGTTTCAAAACCATCACCTTCTTTACGACCGCAGTGTCTACGACAATGTTGCGCTGCCTTTGATCATCGCCGGTTACAAACACCGTGAAATTGGCCGCCGAGTGCGAGCCTCACTGGATAAAGTCGGCCTACTGAATAAAGAGCGCGCCCTGCCCATCACCCTCTCCGGCGGTGAGCAACAACGGGTCGGCATCGCCCGTGCGGTGGTCAATCGCCCCCCACTGCTGCTGGCCGATGAGCCAACGGGCAACCTAGACCCCTTACTTTCAGAAGAGATCATGCGTCTGTTTATTGAGTTCAATCAGATTGGCACCACGGTGCTGATCGCCAGCCATGACTTAGAGTTGATCCGTCGTCTACAGCAGCCCATTATGACCCTCTACCAAGGGCGTCTGATTCAAAACGGCCTCAACCAAGGAAAACGCGCCGATGAAATCGCGTAA
- the rsmD gene encoding 16S rRNA (guanine(966)-N(2))-methyltransferase RsmD, with product MSKKQRVASRTSAGGSNRLRIIGGRWRGRKLSFPDALGLRPTGDRLRETLFNWLQPYLAEGRCLDLFAGSGALGFEAASRAAAEVVMLEANPQVARSLAANIELLKADQVQLQNMQAEHYLQQTPTPFDLVFLDPPFAFDILPQIFALLEQGWLAEGALIYIEQPLRTQLVFPKSWQILKEKRMGEVQVWLLEVGLNAEV from the coding sequence ATGAGCAAAAAACAGCGCGTCGCGAGTAGAACCTCTGCGGGGGGCAGCAATCGGCTGCGCATCATCGGTGGGCGTTGGCGGGGGCGTAAGTTGAGTTTTCCTGATGCTCTGGGGCTGAGGCCGACGGGGGATCGCCTGCGCGAAACTCTGTTTAATTGGTTGCAGCCTTATTTAGCCGAGGGGCGGTGCTTGGATCTGTTCGCGGGCAGCGGTGCTTTGGGTTTTGAAGCCGCTTCTCGTGCCGCCGCTGAGGTGGTGATGCTGGAGGCGAATCCTCAGGTGGCGCGCAGTTTGGCGGCCAATATCGAGTTGTTAAAGGCGGATCAAGTCCAGCTACAAAACATGCAAGCCGAGCATTATTTGCAACAGACTCCAACACCGTTTGATCTTGTTTTTCTCGATCCGCCGTTTGCTTTTGATATTTTGCCGCAGATTTTTGCCCTGCTGGAGCAGGGCTGGTTGGCGGAAGGGGCGCTGATTTACATTGAGCAGCCGTTGCGTACTCAGTTGGTGTTTCCTAAGTCTTGGCAGATTTTGAAAGAGAAACGTATGGGAGAGGTGCAGGTGTGGTTGTTGGAGGTGGGGCTGAATGCTGAAGTTTGA
- a CDS encoding response regulator, protein MRKFNHILIVDNSKTARKLLARRIQQELPNIRVISCGSAAEAIRLLMVNTFDCITTAMQLPDESGLSLATKVRRIPNYLTTPVILISGDTDHHLQQKGYADDITYYIDKSEGLQSYIEALKGYLPNSNATLKGRRVLYVENSASTTAGLQAILNTFGIAVTYSNDARQALEIITEHQPIKGQAFDLIISDLSLSGELSALQLVGLIRTDLNYSPQQLPVIILSANPRDGQQVSEAFKAGANYFINKPISAEALRERLQGIFWG, encoded by the coding sequence ATGCGTAAATTCAATCACATTTTGATCGTCGATAACTCAAAAACCGCTCGCAAACTGCTGGCTCGCCGCATCCAACAAGAGCTGCCTAACATTCGCGTCATCTCTTGCGGCAGCGCCGCCGAAGCAATCCGACTGTTAATGGTCAATACCTTCGACTGCATCACCACCGCGATGCAACTGCCCGACGAAAGCGGCCTTAGTTTGGCGACTAAGGTACGCCGGATACCCAACTACCTCACCACCCCTGTGATTCTAATCTCCGGCGATACCGACCATCATTTGCAGCAGAAAGGGTACGCCGACGACATCACCTACTACATTGACAAATCAGAAGGCTTACAAAGCTACATTGAAGCCTTAAAAGGGTACTTGCCCAACAGCAACGCTACCCTGAAAGGACGGCGGGTGCTCTATGTGGAAAACAGCGCCTCGACCACCGCCGGTCTCCAAGCGATTCTAAACACCTTCGGCATCGCCGTCACCTACAGTAACGATGCCCGTCAAGCTCTGGAGATCATCACAGAGCACCAGCCCATCAAAGGCCAAGCCTTCGATCTGATCATCAGCGACCTCAGCCTGAGCGGTGAACTCTCCGCTTTGCAGTTGGTCGGATTGATCCGTACAGATTTAAACTACTCACCTCAGCAGTTGCCGGTAATTATTCTCTCCGCCAACCCCAGAGACGGTCAGCAGGTCTCCGAAGCCTTCAAAGCCGGAGCCAACTACTTTATTAACAAACCCATCTCTGCCGAGGCCTTAAGAGAACGCTTACAAGGCATTTTTTGGGGTTAG
- a CDS encoding DUF2892 domain-containing protein — MAVTVNVGKTDKIFRVVLGFVFLLGGVLFQSWWGLMAAVPWVTAAMGWCPTYLIFGINTNK, encoded by the coding sequence ATGGCTGTTACCGTAAATGTTGGAAAAACGGATAAAATATTCCGTGTGGTGTTGGGTTTTGTCTTTCTTCTCGGCGGCGTGCTGTTTCAGAGCTGGTGGGGGCTTATGGCAGCGGTGCCGTGGGTGACGGCAGCGATGGGCTGGTGTCCGACGTATTTGATCTTTGGTATTAATACCAATAAATAA
- a CDS encoding GGDEF domain-containing protein, producing the protein MEHKTLSMVADITQQNDVDSLNQSFLIAIAELTPCHSISLYQAFKEDLNNGIEELLRLDNLKKNDAFFCHQWNTKSTRITSDPQLKCSFQKSDIAFYTEDQRAVALFPIVLDNKITSVIKISSTNPLTTQLTLIKNLLKIYQNYLFILNESERDKLTGIFNRRTFDKKLLLLLNRQRTQQYEYKSDHQPRKTEQDSTAWLAILDIDFFKRVNDDYGHLYGDEVLLLLSQQMKAFFRSSDLLFRFGGEEFIIILEPIPEAMAAQTLERFRIAIEQFQFPAVGHITISVGYAKIGANDYPPTVLEQADQALYYAKEHGRNAVFGYQLLIDNNLLALPQQDEGSVDLFF; encoded by the coding sequence ATGGAACATAAAACCTTATCAATGGTGGCCGACATCACCCAACAAAACGACGTCGATTCACTCAACCAGAGCTTCCTCATCGCCATCGCAGAATTGACCCCCTGTCATTCCATTTCGCTCTACCAAGCCTTCAAGGAAGATCTAAATAACGGCATTGAAGAGCTGTTGCGACTGGATAATTTGAAGAAAAATGACGCTTTTTTTTGCCATCAATGGAACACAAAAAGCACACGCATTACGTCCGACCCACAGTTAAAATGCAGCTTTCAAAAAAGCGACATTGCCTTCTATACAGAAGATCAACGAGCGGTTGCTCTGTTCCCCATTGTGCTGGACAACAAAATAACCTCTGTAATCAAAATCAGCAGCACAAACCCACTGACAACCCAATTAACCCTGATCAAAAATCTGCTAAAAATTTACCAAAATTACCTTTTTATTCTGAATGAAAGCGAACGTGACAAACTCACGGGCATTTTTAATCGACGCACGTTTGATAAAAAACTGCTGCTGCTGCTCAACCGCCAACGCACTCAACAATACGAATACAAAAGCGATCACCAACCACGCAAAACAGAACAAGACAGTACTGCTTGGCTGGCTATTTTGGACATCGATTTTTTCAAACGGGTGAACGATGACTATGGTCATCTGTACGGCGATGAAGTTCTACTGCTTCTGTCGCAACAGATGAAAGCCTTTTTTCGCAGCAGCGACCTGCTGTTTCGCTTTGGTGGTGAAGAATTTATTATTATCTTAGAACCGATACCTGAAGCCATGGCCGCACAAACACTGGAACGGTTCCGCATCGCCATCGAGCAGTTTCAATTCCCCGCCGTGGGTCACATCACCATCAGCGTCGGCTACGCAAAAATCGGCGCAAACGACTATCCACCTACGGTCTTAGAGCAGGCCGACCAAGCCCTTTATTACGCCAAAGAACATGGCCGTAATGCGGTGTTTGGCTACCAACTGTTGATTGACAACAATTTGCTCGCTCTGCCGCAGCAAGACGAGGGCAGTGTTGATCTGTTCTTTTAA
- the gloA gene encoding lactoylglutathione lyase, giving the protein MRILHTMLRVGDLDRSIQFYTEVLGMTLLRRKEYPKGEFTLAFVGYGSEEDNAVLELTYNWDTSSYTQGTGFGHLALEVDDVYQAVSQIRDKGGKVLREAGPMNAGQTIIAFVEDPDGYEIELLGAQRHQEPL; this is encoded by the coding sequence ATGCGAATTTTACACACCATGTTGCGGGTTGGTGATCTGGATCGTTCGATTCAGTTTTACACCGAGGTGTTGGGGATGACACTTTTGCGCCGTAAGGAGTATCCAAAGGGGGAGTTTACCTTGGCCTTTGTCGGTTATGGCTCTGAAGAGGACAACGCCGTTTTGGAGTTGACTTACAACTGGGACACCAGCAGCTACACTCAGGGTACGGGCTTTGGTCATCTGGCTCTGGAAGTGGACGACGTCTATCAGGCGGTCAGTCAAATTCGAGATAAGGGCGGTAAAGTACTTCGTGAGGCGGGGCCGATGAACGCCGGTCAGACGATCATTGCCTTTGTTGAAGATCCCGATGGATATGAAATTGAGTTGTTGGGCGCACAGCGTCATCAAGAACCGTTATAG